The sequence GACGCATTTGCACCGCACCAAAATCCACCAAATATACCCGATTATTCTCCCCCCAAATCAAGTTACTCGGCTTGATATCCCGATGAAACACCGGCGGATTCAAATCGTGCAAATACTGCAAAATCTCTAACACATCCTCGGCAATTTGATAAACCTGTTCCGGGGTAAACCGCTTGCAAACATCCAACTGATGCTTCAGGGAAACGCCGGGAATATGCGCCTGAACCAAGCCAAACCAAGCCGTTTGCTCGTCTAGAGAAAAATAGTCGTAATACTTGGGAATGCGCGGGTGATCGAGCTGTTCGAGAACTAAGGCTTCTCGCTCGAACAATTTCATATCCTCCCAACGCAGCGCTCCCCCCACCGCCAAAAACTTCACCACCACCAAGCGTTCGATTTCTAAGTCCAGCGCGAGCCAGGTTTGGCGCACGGGATTGTCGCTCAACTGCTCCTGCAAGCGATAGCGATTGTGGATAACGGTTTGAGATGCCAACATAATCAAATTTTAACAATCTTAAAAGAGCGCGATCGTTCCGCGATCGAAAATGGAAGGATGACTTATTTTGTTCTACAGCTCTCGTCATCGTTGCTCCGTGCATAAATAGGAAAATCAAAAGATTAACAAAAGATTAATGGTCTAGTGCGTACCAATACCTGATACATTGACCAAGTATCGGAAAGAAAGATTTTAACGGATTCAGTATGAAAGTCCTGGTTATTGGTGGTGATGGTTATTGCGGTTGGGCAACTGCACTCCATTTATCGAACAAAGGATATGAAGTTGGCATTCTCGATAGTTTAGTACGGCGTTATTGGGATCTTAAATTGGGTTCAGACACGCTGACCCCCATTGCGCCCATCGAACATCGCCTACAACGCTGGAATGAATTGACGGGAAAATCCATTGATTTGTTCGTTGGCGACATTACCGATTATGCATTTCTCAGCAAAACGCTCCGCGAGTTTGAACCCGAAACGATCGTTCACTTTGGCGAACAGCGTTCTGCGCCCTATTCTATGATCGATCGCGAACACGCAGTTTTCACTCAGGTGAACAACGTCGTGGGAACGCTCAATATTCTCTACGCCATGAAAGAGGACTTTCCCGACTCCCATTTAGTGAAGTTGGGAACGATGGGCGAATATGGCACGCCCAATATTGACATCGAAGAAGGTTATATTACCATCGAACACAACGGGCGGAAGGATACGCTTCCCTATCCCAAGCAACCCGGAAGTTTTTACCATCTCTCCAAAGTACACGACAGCCACAACATTCACTTTGCCTGCAAAATCTGGGGATTGCGCGCGACGGATTTGAACCAAGGCGTGGTTTACGGCGTACTCACAGAAGAGACGGGGATGGACGAGTTATTGATCAATCGCCTCGACTACGACGGCGTATTCGGAACCGCACTCAACCGTTTCTGCATTCAAGCAGCGACGGGACACCCCCTCACCGTTTACGGCAAAGGCGGACAAACGCGCGGTTTCCTCGATATTCGCGATACCGTTCGGTGTATGGAACTCGCGATCGCGAACCCTGCCGAATCCGGACAACTTCGCGTCTTTAACCAGTTTACCGAAATGTTCAGCATCGGCGATCTAGCCATGATGGTCAAAAAAGCCGGCGTTTCCATCGGACTCGATGTAGAAATCGAAAACCTCGAAAATCCTCGCGTTGAGCTAGAAGAACACTACTTCAACGCCAAAAACACCAAACTCCTAGACTTGGGACTACAACCCCACTATCTCTCGGACTCCCTACTCGACTCGCTGCTCAACTTTGCAACGAAATACAAAAATCGAGTAGATACGCAACAAATTCTACCCAAAGTACAGTGGCGTAGATAATCAAATTAGTCAACAGTCAACAGTTATCAGTCCCAATCATAGGGTGGGTTAGGTCGCAATTCAATGAATATCTACTCGTTGATTTTCTGTTCGCCATAACCCACCAAAACCAAGGTTTTCAAACACCTTTACTATTTCACGCCTAATGTGGATGAGAGTCACCAAACCCATGTTCTACTGTACTATCTCCCTTCTCCCAATTTTGGGAGAGGGGTTGGGGGAGAGGGCTTACAGGGCTTCTGGGTAAGATACATTAGACGTAAATTAGATTATTC comes from Lusitaniella coriacea LEGE 07157 and encodes:
- a CDS encoding NAD-dependent epimerase/dehydratase family protein; protein product: MKVLVIGGDGYCGWATALHLSNKGYEVGILDSLVRRYWDLKLGSDTLTPIAPIEHRLQRWNELTGKSIDLFVGDITDYAFLSKTLREFEPETIVHFGEQRSAPYSMIDREHAVFTQVNNVVGTLNILYAMKEDFPDSHLVKLGTMGEYGTPNIDIEEGYITIEHNGRKDTLPYPKQPGSFYHLSKVHDSHNIHFACKIWGLRATDLNQGVVYGVLTEETGMDELLINRLDYDGVFGTALNRFCIQAATGHPLTVYGKGGQTRGFLDIRDTVRCMELAIANPAESGQLRVFNQFTEMFSIGDLAMMVKKAGVSIGLDVEIENLENPRVELEEHYFNAKNTKLLDLGLQPHYLSDSLLDSLLNFATKYKNRVDTQQILPKVQWRR